A section of the Prochlorococcus sp. MIT 1341 genome encodes:
- a CDS encoding ATP-dependent Clp protease proteolytic subunit yields the protein MPIGTPSVPYRLPGSQMERWVDIYTRLGAERILFLGQEVNDGVANSLVAQMLYLDSEDSSKPIYLYINSPGGSVSAGLAIYDTMQYVKSDVVTICVGLAASMGAFLLAAGTKGKRVALPHSRIMIHQPLGGTSQRQASDIEIEAREILRIKAMLNEALANLTGQSFEKIEKDTDRDYFLSAEEAKNYGLIDRVISHPNEA from the coding sequence ATGCCGATCGGTACTCCCAGCGTCCCATACCGCCTACCTGGCAGTCAGATGGAACGTTGGGTTGATATATACACAAGACTTGGAGCCGAAAGAATCCTTTTCCTAGGTCAAGAAGTTAATGATGGTGTTGCCAATAGCCTGGTTGCTCAAATGCTTTATCTGGACTCAGAGGACAGCAGCAAACCAATTTATTTATATATCAACTCCCCTGGTGGTTCTGTAAGTGCAGGACTGGCCATCTACGACACAATGCAATATGTCAAAAGTGATGTAGTAACAATTTGCGTAGGTCTTGCTGCTTCGATGGGGGCATTCTTATTAGCAGCAGGGACAAAAGGGAAGCGTGTTGCATTGCCTCATAGTCGCATCATGATTCATCAGCCTCTTGGTGGAACAAGCCAAAGACAAGCAAGTGATATCGAAATAGAAGCAAGAGAAATCCTAAGGATAAAAGCAATGCTTAATGAGGCATTAGCCAACTTAACCGGACAGAGCTTTGAGAAAATAGAAAAAGATACTGATCGAGACTACTTCCTAAGTGCAGAAGAAGCTAAAAATTATGGACTAATTGACCGAGTCATTTCCCACCCAAATGAAGCTTAA
- the ilvC gene encoding ketol-acid reductoisomerase encodes MAKLYYDTDADLNLLNGMTVAIIGYGSQGHAHALNLKDSGVDVVIGLYEGSRSADKARADGLEVLSVSEASARANWIMVLLPDEFQKDVYLKEIAPHLSAGNVLSFAHGFNIRFGLIEPPDFVDVVMIAPKGPGHTVRWEYQNGQGVPALFAIEQDSSGNARSLAMAYAKGIGGTRAGILETNFKEETETDLFGEQVVLCGGLSELVKAGFETLVDAGYQPELAYFECLHEVKLIVDLMVKGGLTAMRDSISNTAEYGDYVSGPRLITSDTKEEMKKILADIQNGTFAKNFVAECDAGKPEMKKFRTRDAELTIEKVGKGLRSMFSWLK; translated from the coding sequence ATGGCAAAGCTCTACTACGACACAGATGCCGATCTCAATCTGCTCAACGGAATGACCGTTGCCATCATTGGGTATGGATCCCAAGGACACGCACATGCCCTAAATCTCAAAGACAGCGGCGTAGATGTTGTTATAGGGCTTTATGAAGGAAGCCGCTCAGCGGATAAAGCTCGCGCAGATGGCCTAGAAGTTTTGAGCGTGAGCGAGGCATCAGCTCGTGCGAATTGGATCATGGTTTTACTACCGGATGAATTCCAAAAAGATGTTTATTTAAAGGAAATAGCCCCACATTTATCCGCTGGCAATGTATTGAGTTTTGCCCATGGATTCAACATTCGATTCGGTCTCATTGAGCCCCCTGATTTTGTTGACGTAGTTATGATTGCCCCAAAGGGACCTGGACATACAGTTCGCTGGGAGTACCAAAACGGGCAGGGTGTTCCAGCTCTTTTTGCAATTGAACAAGACTCATCAGGGAACGCACGTTCGCTAGCCATGGCATATGCAAAAGGGATAGGGGGAACTAGAGCTGGGATCCTCGAGACTAATTTCAAAGAAGAAACCGAAACAGATTTATTTGGAGAGCAAGTTGTCCTTTGTGGTGGTTTGTCGGAGCTGGTCAAAGCGGGCTTCGAAACTCTTGTTGATGCAGGCTACCAACCGGAACTTGCCTACTTCGAATGTCTCCATGAGGTAAAACTAATTGTTGATCTAATGGTAAAAGGAGGACTAACTGCAATGAGAGATTCAATCTCTAATACAGCAGAATATGGCGACTATGTAAGCGGGCCAAGGTTAATTACATCGGATACAAAAGAAGAAATGAAAAAGATTCTTGCTGACATCCAAAATGGAACCTTTGCTAAAAACTTTGTAGCGGAATGTGATGCTGGCAAACCTGAGATGAAGAAGTTTCGCACTCGCGATGCTGAGCTAACTATTGAGAAAGTTGGGAAAGGACTTCGCTCAATGTTCAGTTGGTTGAAAT
- a CDS encoding ATP-dependent Clp protease proteolytic subunit: protein MTVSAPYYGDSAVMRTPPPDLPSLLLKERIVYLGLPLFSDDDAKRQLGMDVTELIIAQLLFLEFDNPEKPIYFYINSTGTSWYTGDAIGFETEAFAICDTLSYIKPPVHTICIGQAMGSAAVILSAGAKGQRAALPHASIVLHQPRSGAQGQATDIQIRAKEVLHNKKTMLEILAKNTDRTVEQLTADSDRMSYLTPNEAVEFGLIDRVLTSRKDLPVTAPLA, encoded by the coding sequence ATGACGGTGTCCGCTCCCTATTACGGCGATTCAGCCGTAATGCGCACACCCCCCCCGGATCTACCCTCACTATTGTTGAAGGAGAGAATCGTTTATTTGGGGCTGCCTTTATTCTCTGACGATGATGCCAAGCGCCAACTTGGCATGGATGTAACTGAGCTGATCATTGCTCAGTTGCTTTTTTTGGAATTTGACAATCCTGAAAAGCCTATCTATTTCTACATCAATTCAACTGGCACAAGCTGGTATACAGGGGATGCCATTGGTTTTGAGACAGAAGCTTTTGCCATTTGTGACACTCTTAGTTACATAAAACCTCCTGTTCACACAATTTGTATTGGGCAAGCAATGGGCTCTGCGGCTGTAATTCTTTCGGCTGGTGCCAAAGGGCAACGAGCCGCTCTTCCACATGCCTCAATCGTTCTTCATCAACCTCGCAGTGGTGCACAAGGACAAGCGACTGATATTCAAATACGTGCAAAAGAAGTTCTACACAACAAAAAAACGATGCTAGAAATTCTTGCAAAAAACACCGATAGAACAGTCGAACAACTCACAGCGGACTCTGATCGGATGAGTTACCTTACGCCTAATGAAGCAGTCGAATTTGGGCTCATAGATCGCGTTTTAACTAGCCGAAAAGACTTGCCAGTAACAGCTCCTTTGGCCTAA
- the hemW gene encoding radical SAM family heme chaperone HemW, protein MNNASAVRAPRSAYLHIPFCHRRCFYCDFSVVPLGDRAGGGVGPGSSSIKDYLILLHKEISICPLGPPLSTVYIGGGTPSILTPEQVSSLLEHLQEHFGIQMGAEITLEMDPASFDEDLLRNFLEAGISRVSLGCQSFNNDFLERLGRRHKRLDAINACKWLNSFQGKGILESWSIDLIQNLPWQDLEGWKKELSQAIETEAPHLSIYDLSIEPGTVFEKRSRRGELELLDHDLAADSMELTSVMLREAGISRYEVSNYAKPGHASRHNRVYWHGGGWWAFGQGATSSPWGRRFARPRTRALYKDWLINQEKQGVDSSLLSLNATTFPLDEKLLVGLRCREGVDIEQAFKNWGWDKAQRKKNLSTFYSKLKTAFEKGWLLKIGNRIKLSEPDGMAISNQILVEILLWWDSLPVDAVVEPRLEGNQ, encoded by the coding sequence ATGAATAATGCCAGCGCTGTTAGGGCCCCTCGTAGTGCATATCTTCACATACCTTTTTGTCATAGGAGGTGTTTCTATTGTGATTTTTCAGTTGTACCGCTTGGTGACCGTGCTGGAGGAGGTGTGGGACCAGGTAGTTCGTCCATTAAGGATTATTTGATACTTTTGCATAAAGAGATATCCATTTGCCCATTAGGGCCACCTTTATCAACGGTTTATATCGGAGGTGGAACACCTTCAATCTTGACTCCTGAACAGGTGAGTTCTCTTTTGGAGCATTTGCAAGAGCATTTTGGAATTCAGATGGGGGCAGAGATTACTTTGGAAATGGACCCTGCCAGCTTTGATGAAGATCTGTTGAGAAATTTCTTAGAGGCTGGAATAAGTCGAGTGAGTCTTGGTTGCCAAAGTTTTAATAATGATTTTTTGGAAAGACTTGGCAGGAGGCATAAGCGACTTGATGCTATAAACGCTTGTAAATGGCTAAATAGTTTTCAAGGAAAGGGAATTCTGGAGAGTTGGAGTATTGATTTGATTCAAAATCTTCCTTGGCAGGATCTTGAGGGATGGAAGAAAGAACTTTCCCAAGCAATAGAGACTGAAGCACCTCATCTATCTATTTACGATCTATCAATAGAGCCAGGTACTGTTTTTGAAAAGAGGAGCCGTAGAGGAGAGTTGGAATTACTTGATCATGATTTAGCTGCTGACAGCATGGAACTGACCAGTGTCATGCTTCGTGAGGCTGGGATCTCTCGTTATGAGGTTTCTAATTATGCCAAGCCAGGACATGCCTCTAGGCATAACCGTGTCTATTGGCATGGTGGAGGTTGGTGGGCTTTTGGTCAGGGGGCGACTAGCTCTCCTTGGGGGAGAAGATTTGCTCGCCCCAGGACAAGAGCCCTATATAAAGATTGGCTTATTAACCAAGAAAAGCAGGGTGTTGATTCATCTTTGTTGAGCTTGAATGCCACTACATTTCCACTCGATGAGAAGTTATTGGTGGGCTTGAGATGTCGCGAAGGAGTTGACATTGAGCAAGCCTTTAAAAATTGGGGTTGGGATAAAGCCCAGCGAAAGAAAAATCTATCTACGTTTTATTCGAAACTAAAAACTGCTTTTGAAAAAGGTTGGCTTCTGAAAATCGGTAATCGAATCAAACTTTCTGAACCGGATGGGATGGCAATTAGTAATCAGATCTTGGTTGAGATTCTGTTGTGGTGGGATTCTCTGCCTGTTGATGCTGTTGTTGAACCCAGGCTTGAAGGGAATCAATAA
- a CDS encoding PIN/TRAM domain-containing protein, with protein sequence MVNPLILVLFLISGALTSWLGVGLVSENIWKQIEQFENPRYILAGLGGFLGLLTGLLFQQLRTRFMRKIRTMPTDLLVSRSIGLILGLLVANLILAPILLLPLPWEVVLLKPLAAVFSNIFFGVLGYNLADIHGRTLLRLFNPNSTEALLVAEGILTPASAKILDTSVIIDGRIKGLISFGMVEGKIIVAQTVLDELQQLADSSNNEKRGKGRRGLRLLTELREAYDRRIVINSTKYEGEGTDERLLKLTADTGGILITADYNLAQVAQVKKLKVLNLSELVIALQPEVQPGEHLKLKVVREGKENNQGIGYLDDGTMVVIEKASHAIGQRLEVVITGALQSPTGRIVFGRLGKEPQA encoded by the coding sequence ATCGTGAATCCACTAATCCTAGTTCTATTTTTAATCTCGGGGGCTTTAACTAGCTGGCTAGGAGTTGGTCTTGTATCAGAAAATATATGGAAACAAATAGAACAATTTGAAAACCCCAGATACATCCTGGCAGGACTTGGCGGCTTTCTCGGCCTGCTTACAGGGTTGTTGTTCCAACAACTTCGCACAAGGTTTATGCGGAAGATCCGCACAATGCCGACAGACCTCCTTGTTAGCAGATCTATAGGGCTAATTCTTGGCCTTTTAGTTGCGAACCTTATCCTCGCCCCGATACTTCTACTACCTCTTCCCTGGGAGGTTGTTTTACTAAAACCATTAGCAGCAGTTTTCAGCAACATCTTCTTCGGAGTACTGGGCTATAACCTGGCTGACATACATGGAAGAACTCTTCTCAGACTATTCAACCCAAATAGCACTGAAGCACTATTAGTCGCGGAAGGAATCCTCACCCCAGCAAGTGCAAAAATTCTAGACACTAGTGTAATTATTGATGGAAGGATTAAAGGTCTAATATCCTTTGGAATGGTTGAAGGGAAAATAATTGTAGCTCAGACTGTTCTTGATGAATTACAGCAACTTGCAGATTCTAGTAATAATGAAAAGAGAGGAAAAGGAAGAAGAGGGCTACGATTACTAACAGAATTAAGAGAAGCCTATGATCGTCGCATAGTCATTAATAGTACAAAATATGAAGGGGAAGGTACTGACGAGCGACTTCTAAAATTAACAGCAGATACAGGGGGAATTCTAATTACAGCTGACTACAATCTAGCGCAAGTTGCTCAGGTTAAAAAATTAAAAGTCTTAAATTTAAGTGAGCTTGTAATAGCTCTGCAACCAGAAGTTCAACCAGGTGAACACCTAAAACTAAAGGTTGTCCGTGAAGGCAAAGAAAACAATCAAGGAATTGGCTATCTCGATGATGGAACAATGGTTGTCATCGAAAAAGCAAGTCATGCGATCGGCCAAAGATTAGAAGTTGTTATCACTGGTGCATTGCAGTCACCAACTGGACGAATAGTGTTCGGGCGACTTGGGAAAGAGCCTCAAGCGTAA